From Fusobacterium varium:
AAAGAACAAGATGAAATGGTAGGATATGAAGAAGCAAGAGAGGAAATAGAAGAGATATTTAATCTTATAGCAGAAGTAATAGCTATGGATGAGGAAGTAAAATTTAAAAATAAGGGAACATTTTCACTTTTAAAAAGAAAAAAAAGAAGAATAGGCAGTCCAACCTCAAAAGAAGTAAGAGAAATAGTTCCTAAAAAGACAATAAAGTTTGTACAGTCAAAAGTTTTGGAAATAAACTGAGAAAAAAGAGTTCGCTTTTATGTATAAAGAAGTAGTTTTAGAGTTGCTTAATCCAAATAAATAAAAACTTGAAAAAATAAAGTTATAAAAATACAAAACAGTTATATCTGATTTAAATATTGAAATAAAGATTATTTATAAAAAATAAAGAGTTCATCTTTATACATAAAGGCGAACTGTTAAGTCTTGGAGGAGTAATGTTATTTAATTCATATGAGTTTATTTTTCTATTTTTACCAATTACAATAATAATATATTTTACATTAAATAGATATGGTAAAAATAATATAGCTAAAGGGTGGCTGGTAATAGCTTCCCTATATTTTTATTCATACTTTCACCTTTCATATTTATATTTAATTTCAACTTCAATAATAATAAATTATTTTATTGGAAATAAATTAAATCATAAGAGTTTAAATGTAAAAGAAAGAAAAATATGGATGATAATAGGAGCAATATTTAATTTAGGGTTATTAGGTTATTTTAAATATTATGATTTTTTTGTAGAAAATATAAATACAGTATTTAAAACAAACTTTACCTTACTACATATACTGTTGCCATTAGGAATATCATTTTTTACGTTTCAACAGCTTTCATTTATAATAGACAGTTATAATGAAAAAAGTATGAAATATGATTTTTTAAGTTATTGTTTATTTGTAACATTTTTTCCACAGTTAATAGCAGGACCAATAGTACTGCCAAATGAAATGCTTCCACAATTTGAAGATAAAAAAAATAAGCTAATAAACTATGAAAATATGAATAGAGGACTTTATATGTTTTCTATTGGTTTGGCTAAGAAAGTAATAATAGCAGATACAATAGCAAATTTTGCAAATGTAGGATTTGACCAAATGGAAACATTAAATATTATAGAAGCATGGATAACTTCAATATCTTATACATTACAATTATATTTTGATTTTAGTGGATATTGTGATATGGCAATGGGAATAGCGCTTATGTTTAATATAGTATTACCATTAAATTTCAATTCACCATATAAATCAACGAATATACAGGAATTCTGGAAAAGATGGCATATGACACTAGGAAGATTTATGACAAATTACTTATACATCCCACTTGGAGGAAATAGACTAGGAGAAAGAAAAACATTAAGAAATCTATTTATAGTATTCATGGCAAGTGGAATATGGCATGGAGCAGGATGGAATTTTATTATATGGGGAACTTTACACGGAATATGTATTCTAGTACATAGAGTATGGAAAAATAGTGGCAAAAAAATGAATAAACTATTAGGTTGGTTTATAACAATAAATCTAGTAAATATATTCTGGGTATTTTTTAGAGCAGAAACATTAAATGGA
This genomic window contains:
- a CDS encoding putative peptidoglycan O-acetyltransferase, with protein sequence MLFNSYEFIFLFLPITIIIYFTLNRYGKNNIAKGWLVIASLYFYSYFHLSYLYLISTSIIINYFIGNKLNHKSLNVKERKIWMIIGAIFNLGLLGYFKYYDFFVENINTVFKTNFTLLHILLPLGISFFTFQQLSFIIDSYNEKSMKYDFLSYCLFVTFFPQLIAGPIVLPNEMLPQFEDKKNKLINYENMNRGLYMFSIGLAKKVIIADTIANFANVGFDQMETLNIIEAWITSISYTLQLYFDFSGYCDMAMGIALMFNIVLPLNFNSPYKSTNIQEFWKRWHMTLGRFMTNYLYIPLGGNRLGERKTLRNLFIVFMASGIWHGAGWNFIIWGTLHGICILVHRVWKNSGKKMNKLLGWFITINLVNIFWVFFRAETLNGAVKVLKGMFDIKGLIYMGTHLGQIGEITELYRNLSQGILGNKFNLILLVLSLIIVFLLKNTIDLNKNLKFKNFNIFRIVNYFDFVLAYMFIQKLSNIDPTFLYFNF